Part of the Zingiber officinale cultivar Zhangliang chromosome 8A, Zo_v1.1, whole genome shotgun sequence genome, GAAATGTTTGTCTCATCTCTTCTTTTCCTCTCAGTagctcttttctaaaattttcatGGTACAACAACTTCATCCCTTTAGAATAACAACAATATCATAGATGATCTTTATTCTTACAAAGTGATACTAAATAGCTTTCCCTCGAGTTTTTGGTCATTTCTTCATTCTTAAAATTTCACTGAAAGACATAGTTTAACCAATCCGCATCCATTATATCCATAACAATGAGATTTGAGTAACGGTTAGATCAGGTAGGATCTCAGAAAGCAGTGGAGTCCACTGCTCTTTGATGATGCTCAATACATCAAACTCATAAGCCTCATGTTATTAGGTATTGAACAGTTGTATTTAAACTGagaactttatatatatatggtcTTAGGTGAACTTCACTACTATAagatagaacaaaagaaaaaacatGAGACCCATATTATGCAGGGTGACTACACGGATTGCCTAAGCCATTGAACCATGAATTTTCTCATTACCTGTGTCAAATAATGCAAACTCCTTTCCCTATCTCCGAACGTCTCTGTACTTGACTATAACACCTTGCACAAGCTTGGCTGTTTAAATTAGGGGAAATAAAGCATCAGCCTCTTGAACATCTCTACGCTTGACATATATTCTCTCACTTGATTCTCTAGTGAAGATAACCTAATTGAAtttgtatttaattattataattttttgttCTTTCGTATCCAGTCTAGTATCTTCAAAAGATGGACTTTTTTATTCTGTTAGAATTGAGTAGTGTTTAACTCCATGGGTATAGAGAACTGATTTCTCCTGCAAATGGGAATAGAACTCAATGGGTTCAAATttatttgtacaagtatagaattgTGTTACACTTGTTGGTGTTCCCAAGCACAGAAATgataaattaatgctttttctgTGGATGTGCTCCAATGAATGCCCCTGAAATTACAGTTGCCTCATTCCGTGCAGTGAGGCACAACAGTGAAATTTTATTCGTCACctgttttcttcatttttttcaaTGCTTTCTGTCATGTTCACTGAGAAATATGAAGTCTTGAATTCCGAGAGTGTTCTTTAGTTCTTTTTATTCTTCCATCTGTTTCATTTTCTGGGAGTTagcatttttttttctgtttgttTTTTCTGTTTTCCTGTTTAGGTGCATAGATCTGTTCAAGTTCTAAGAGATAAGCAAGAACTTGTTGAAACTCAAAGGGAACTAGTCAAACTTCAACTTGCGCAGAAAGCTCCTGAGAAAAATGAGAATACTAATGTACGAGAAGCATCAGAGCCAAAAAGCCAGAATGAGAAACCTGACACCGGGAACCAACAGTTGGTGCTTGCTTTACCTCGACAAACTGATCAAACAGTGCCTCCCGCTGGAACTTCTCAGCAAGTTCAGCCGTACAAAGAACTATCTAAACCCCAGCAAGCACCTGCCCCTCCTAACATTCAACAGGAGCAAGTTATGCCAAAACAAGTTGGCAATTATTATGGTCAGCATCAAACAATGCTGCAAGACCAACGCAACCAACCTGTCCAACCTGAGCCACAGTACATACAACCAGGATCCCAGCTTCACAATAGACCACATCAGGCACCGCCACAGGTGCTTCTGTCAGTAAACCAGAACCAACCTCCCCCTTTTCCTCAACACCTGCAGCAACTACCTCCACAGCAAGATCAGCACCTGCAGCAACAAATTGCTTCACAGGCTCAAATCAGATCTCCACCACCGCCATCATATACCCCTTACCCATCTCAGCCTGTGAATCCTGGTCCTGAAACATTTCCTAGTAGCGTGCCCATGCAAGTCCCTAATCCAGTAATTGTACATCCTGGAGGCATCCGCCCTGAAGCTTTTCCATATGGTTATGGAGGAAGTGGCAGCACAGTGTCGCAGCCGCCTCCGCCCTTGCATCATGGCATACAGCAGCCTATGCAGCCTCCAGTCAGCCAGAGCTCCTTTGCCCCACAGCTGGGCAAGGGTGGCAGTTACATGGGCACTCCACCTTATCCACCTCCATCGCACAACATACCAGGCTACAATGCTGCATACAACTACCCACCGAGCAACCTTCCAGCTGCTAGGAACCAGCAAGTACCTCCTCCAACTCACCAGTACAACTCCCAGTCCATCCGCAATCACCCATATGGGGAGATGATTGAGAAAGCAATTAACATGGGATTTGATAAGAATCAGGTTATAAATGTTGTCCAGAGGATGAGCGACAGTGGGCAACCGATGGATTTTAATTCTCTGCTCGATAGATTGAATGGACAAGCTGGTGGGACATCTGCAAGAGCACGGTGAGAAAAGCTGGTAGGTGCATGCTTATGTGGGTGTTCAATTTGTCTCTTGTGCATTAATAATCTCTCTTCAGTGCTTGGCGTTGTAGATATAATTTTCTTTCATTCAATGTCCCGACCTTTATCAAATTTGTTGCAAGAAATGCCGAGAGTTAAAGTGTTAAACATCATATCGACTATTCACTAGAGCTTGAGTCAATTTGTAAAGGCGCATCCGGAACTTGTGTTAAGCTGGGACAGTTTTATTCTTGGCGGAAGATTCAAAGTCTGAATTGGCATGAAGTTTATACTTAGCCTGCAAGTTTTGAGTCTGCCTTGTAACCCAAGTTCTGGAATAGTAGCTAGCGAACGTGCAGTTGAACTGAAATGTTATATCCATGAAATCATCAAGTGTCTATTTTACTTCCTGTAAAAAGTCTTCTTATTCTTCCAGATCAATGCTAGGGGTGGATACCATCAAATTCAAATCGCCTCAAAAATGAAAGATGACGACATCCTGTTGCTCTTCTAGGAAAGTTGAATAACTCAGCAATGGAAAAAGCAATTGCAGAGTAGACAGCATTTGTTCAGATGCTTAGCAAGAATACCGCTGTTAGCTTCTCAATCAAACCATTTGGGCAACTGCTTCCACTGCAGAAGGAAATGCTACGATGAAAACCACATAATCAACTCTAAAAACAAATAGCAGTTGTTGTAGCTGCACACGTATTCAAGCACCACAACTGCTATAATGAAAATTAATAAGCAAGCTTTGCCAACTCCCTGCCACAATCTATATCAACATGTGTAGCACCTCCTGGTCACAATTTACCCAGCCTCCGAATCTTAATTGCGACCCTttaaatatagaaaaataaatatataaataaaattaaaaaaatattctaccaCGTACCTCGAGAAGAAGAAATCAACAAAGTCAAAAGCATTTATTGCGGGAATGGAACAGATGAGCCACCCGCCACGGCATGCATTATTTACATGCTTTAACGAGCTTTGACTTGTAATACGCAAGTTTGTGAAACAAACTATGGAAGGGCATCTTGTCCTTCAAACAATGAAGTTTAATTATGAAACACACACCCGTTGTACTCGAGTAACAGCTGAAATAAAATCAAGTCATGAAACATATATAATAAATTTCTGTATCGATCTTTAACTACATGCCAAGAAAAAGGTAGAAATACTTCTTGCCATTTTCTATGGGAAATCAAAATCAAGACGCAACGATCAGTAGCTAGAGATGCACATCGATAGACATGCATTTCCTTAGCCTAAAATGCTTTTATCTTTGTGATGTACGTCCATGACACTGTAACCAGTGAGCAGTCAACAATATCAGGCCGTCTACCTCTCCATTTCTCTTCACATGTCCTTGTCGTGGAATGCAGTGGACAGACCAGCGCTCGATCGGCCAACCCCACATCATATTGTACGTATTCGTAGAATATATGCGCCAGATCATACTCACTAATTTAAGCTGCCGTCACATAATTACTTGACTCTGAAACTGCTTCTCATTTAAAACGAGGTTATCTGAATTGAACTCTTCCTGATAGAGATATAATTTGAATATATGCACCAGATTTTTGAACAAATGTTTTTCAACTTCTTCCTCGAATGATTATCCTCACCTCCACACCAATAAAAATGCAAATTAAAAGGGGTGCAGTTGATATTAGATCCTGAAGAGTGAAGATCCTGCATGTTCTGGTCAACTTCAAAGATGGGATTAGGTGCACGCATCATCATCCACTGAATTAGGGTCTATTCGCGCATAATATTTAAATGAGAGAGATGTGTGACCTATAACGACCTTGAACAAAAGTCAAACCTCACTACAGTGTTTTGTATAATTGTCTGCGTTATGGTGATCATCTTACgagctgcaaaaaaaaaaaaccttaattaTGAACGAATCGATTAATTTGGTCAACGAAAAGGGCTGTTGCCATCCCAATTCCCAAGCCAtgtcttcttcaatcaatttgagagaaataaaaaataataggaaAAGACCAAAAATGTTGTCCGCACTGTTGACTCGCGTCCCGGCTCCCCCGTTTCACACTTCTCCGATTCGACGTCCTTCCGCCGTCCGATCGAGTTCCGGCGGATCTTGCAGGCGGGCAGCGGTCAACCGTCAACCATCGCTCGTCGTACACACGATCCACGTGTCGCGTGTCGGTGGGTGCTGGTCCTATGATGGGACGACGCAGCTCCATTGGACCGACAAGAGCCCGTCACCTTGGCGGGATTGACGTCTCCGTGTTTGGTCAACAGTGTCTTTTTATTAAATTACACccctaattttataaatttatcaaaCCATTGGGAAATAATTTGTTGTTGTAATAATTTTCAGCTTTTCGTCAAACCacgagaaaaattttaaaatatccaaATCATACCCCAGTTTTAAAATTACCAAATCACATACTAAATTCAATTTTTATCCTGCTAATATTTCCAGTTGAatcgattatttttttaaaaaaatgatcgttttgtttaaaaaaaatcaatgctCTCAATATAGTAagtaaaattgatatttgagatcaATCAATTTAGTCAACATATAGATTTAGAAAGAttggaatgatatgaaattaaattttatgtgTTCATCACGTTCTCAAAATTATATTCAtgttttcaaatattaatttgacctaCTATAataagagtaatgattttttaaacatgaacgtatttaaaaaatataattcatgttaaaaaaatcattgctcttaatatagtaggttaaattgatattttaggacatgaatataatcagaagaattagacaaaaaatataatatttgctTTAATGTCATTTTGaaatctctaggtccatcaattgATTTTTGTCAAAATGGACGGATGAATTTAGAAAGctcgaaatgatatgaaattagatATTATATATTTATCTAGTTCTCCTTATTATATacctattgatcctgtccgaacgttgaatcgacggacgctggggacgtggcgctctccgaaatGACGACGTGAGTCTCCGACCGGCCGTACgaatctccggtgaacctgcaaggaagtcgggccgggagggggttcccggcgacgacccttcgacgctcaagtcaggcaagaggaagatGAGAAAGTAGCTTCGAATATCAgag contains:
- the LOC122010267 gene encoding pollen-specific leucine-rich repeat extensin-like protein 1 — its product is MASGESSGRAAASDSRSFDFGSDDILCSYDDFSAQDTSIGKRSDPSGKDLHENSMGRPLVSIYEQEDYSREGVLPSVEKCMKKYADNLLRSLDGICGRLSQLEIVCYKLERSVGELRADFTHDQNEKDVKFKFLEKHLQEVHRSVQVLRDKQELVETQRELVKLQLAQKAPEKNENTNVREASEPKSQNEKPDTGNQQLVLALPRQTDQTVPPAGTSQQVQPYKELSKPQQAPAPPNIQQEQVMPKQVGNYYGQHQTMLQDQRNQPVQPEPQYIQPGSQLHNRPHQAPPQVLLSVNQNQPPPFPQHLQQLPPQQDQHLQQQIASQAQIRSPPPPSYTPYPSQPVNPGPETFPSSVPMQVPNPVIVHPGGIRPEAFPYGYGGSGSTVSQPPPPLHHGIQQPMQPPVSQSSFAPQLGKGGSYMGTPPYPPPSHNIPGYNAAYNYPPSNLPAARNQQVPPPTHQYNSQSIRNHPYGEMIEKAINMGFDKNQVINVVQRMSDSGQPMDFNSLLDRLNGQAGGTSARAR